One Ranitomeya variabilis isolate aRanVar5 chromosome 5, aRanVar5.hap1, whole genome shotgun sequence DNA window includes the following coding sequences:
- the LOC143774710 gene encoding uncharacterized protein F54H12.2-like — protein MPVELVGPIFGDIFYQPKLILNGLDLKIKLSRNKDAFCLMTAEQEQFKVQIVNAALYVKRVQVSPAVRIGHSQALLASPAKYALDRACLKVYSIPGGTRNSNHENLFLGQIPKTVILCFVDNEAFSGSYQRNPLCFHHYRINHAALYLDGQQIPAKPFHPHFDAEHAVREYMVLVHISGKQKADVGLSVDRDDFMSGYTFFAFDLSPDQEPSAHFSLIKTGNQRAEIHFADATPHTVNMIVYAVNTAVLEISHRREVLYDFN, from the coding sequence ATGCCTGTGGAACTCGTGGGACCGATCTTCGGTGACATTTTTTATCAACCGAAACTCATTTTGAACGGCCTAGATCTTAAGATCAAGTTATCAAGAAATAAGGATGCATTTTGCCTTATGACCGCCGAGCAGGAACAGTTTAAGGTTCAGATCGTAAACGCGGCCCTCTATGTAAAAAGAGTACAAGTCTCTCCCGCCGTCAGGATCGGTCACAGCCAAGCTCTTCTAGCAAGCCCCGCTAAATACGCTCTAGACAGAGCCTGTTTGAAAGTCTATAGCATCCCCGGAGGAACGAGAAATAGTAATCACGAAAATCTTTTTCTGGGACAGATACCAAAAACTGTGATTCTATGCTTTGTGGACAATGAGGCCTTCAGCGGAAGTTATCAGAGAAACCCGCTTTGTTTTCACCACTATCGGATCAATCACGCGGCTCTGTATTTGGATGGACAACAGATTCCCGCCAAGCCGTTTCACCCTCATTTTGATGCTGAACATGCTGTGAGGGAATATATGGTGCTCGTTCACATCTCCGGAAAACAAAAAGCAGACGTCGGATTAAGTGTAGACCGTGACGATTTTATGAGCGGCTACACTTTCTTCGCGTTCGATTTGTCGCCAGATCAGGAACCGAGCGCTCACTTTTCGCTCATTAAAACGGGCAACCAACGGGCCGAAATTCATTTTGCGGATGCCACACCCCACACAGTGAATATGATCGTTTATGCGGTCAACACGGCCGTACTGGAGATTAGCCATCGTCGAGAAGTCCTATACGACTTTAATTAA